One genomic region from Sphingobacterium multivorum encodes:
- a CDS encoding SymE family type I addiction module toxin, giving the protein MASQTRQTTLQKRYRKSGYRYGGGRVVPELRLSGVWLEEMGFTGGQKVDITVSRDRLIITRGNG; this is encoded by the coding sequence ATGGCATCACAGACAAGACAAACGACATTACAGAAACGTTACCGCAAAAGCGGTTACCGTTATGGGGGCGGCAGGGTCGTTCCCGAGCTCCGGCTATCGGGTGTATGGTTGGAAGAAATGGGCTTTACCGGAGGCCAGAAGGTGGATATCACGGTCAGCAGGGACAGGCTCATCATAACAAGGGGCAATGGGTAA
- a CDS encoding tyrosine-type recombinase/integrase, which translates to MASEKHKVTDFYKSLNPLYKRLVAGFSEWQRILNYEKTSQKDMPKMVAEFLSYMQDNQITDPANITETLLQNYYGYLEQRPNRLRVGSISKNYIRKQLQAIRRFARYLGESGHESFAVNIKMTGRSSNVRDILLPIEIAELYEHTTDDPLGYRDRAMLALYYGCGLRKQEGLSVNVEDVQLEKELLLVRKGKGYKSRYVPLSKQSIRYLSGYLLYGRPFLNPQKNEKAFLLGLGGRRYTNAFGRLQVLCHRAGISKVIGVHTLRHSIATHLLQSGMQLEHIQRFLGHSSLESTQIYTHIINGL; encoded by the coding sequence ATGGCAAGTGAAAAACACAAGGTAACGGACTTTTATAAAAGCCTGAATCCACTGTACAAAAGGCTTGTAGCGGGCTTTAGTGAATGGCAACGGATATTGAACTATGAGAAGACCAGCCAGAAGGATATGCCCAAAATGGTGGCGGAGTTCCTGAGTTACATGCAGGACAACCAAATTACCGATCCTGCTAACATCACCGAGACCCTTCTTCAAAATTATTACGGTTACCTTGAGCAAAGGCCGAACAGGCTGAGGGTCGGCTCAATATCAAAAAACTACATCCGCAAACAGCTGCAGGCGATCCGTCGGTTCGCCCGTTACCTTGGCGAGAGCGGCCACGAGAGCTTTGCCGTAAACATCAAGATGACGGGCAGGAGCAGCAATGTCAGGGATATCCTGCTGCCCATTGAAATTGCGGAACTCTATGAGCATACCACGGACGATCCGCTGGGCTACCGTGACAGGGCAATGCTGGCGCTGTACTACGGCTGTGGCCTGCGCAAACAGGAGGGCCTATCGGTGAACGTTGAAGATGTACAGCTGGAAAAAGAGCTGCTGCTGGTCAGAAAGGGCAAGGGTTATAAATCACGCTATGTGCCACTGAGCAAACAGAGCATCAGATACTTATCTGGTTACCTGCTTTATGGCCGTCCGTTCCTTAATCCACAAAAAAACGAAAAAGCCTTTCTTCTGGGACTGGGGGGACGCCGTTATACGAATGCCTTTGGCCGACTGCAGGTGCTGTGTCACCGTGCCGGTATCAGCAAGGTTATTGGTGTACATACCCTGCGCCACAGTATCGCTACGCACCTTTTGCAGTCTGGTATGCAATTGGAACATATCCAGCGGTTTCTAGGCCACAGCAGTCTAGAAAGTACACAGATCTATACGCATATCATCAATGGACTTTGA
- a CDS encoding tyrosine-type recombinase/integrase, protein MDFEAYLKGEKLKESTIAQHVLYVGYFQLWSDKEGLTLQQTSQREVLDFIGHQKTEGRSVNQLNRILLSLRYWFSYLNKRNIVNSNPASGLQVKGAVRNVPTGLLERNELDNLYESYTAKDDRTYRNKTMLGLLVYQALTLEELEKLRPENLKLREGKVTIPETTNNAGRTLDLKPFQILDLQEYILVIRPRIQSQSERLFTGRNDLEKLKNTLLHLCYALKRINPKVKHATQIRQSVITEWLKEKGLRQVQYMAGHRYVSSTERYLTTNLEDLREALNKHHPLK, encoded by the coding sequence ATGGACTTTGAAGCATATCTCAAGGGTGAAAAGCTGAAAGAAAGCACCATAGCCCAGCATGTGCTGTATGTGGGCTACTTTCAGCTATGGTCTGATAAAGAGGGTTTAACCTTACAACAGACTAGTCAAAGGGAGGTACTGGACTTTATCGGCCATCAAAAGACGGAAGGCCGGAGCGTCAACCAGCTGAACCGGATATTGCTGTCACTTCGTTACTGGTTCAGTTACCTGAACAAAAGGAATATCGTAAACAGCAATCCTGCCTCGGGGTTGCAGGTAAAAGGAGCGGTAAGAAATGTGCCTACAGGGTTACTGGAGCGAAACGAGCTGGATAATCTCTATGAAAGTTATACCGCAAAAGACGACCGTACCTACCGTAATAAAACAATGCTCGGCCTGCTCGTCTACCAAGCCCTGACGCTGGAAGAACTGGAAAAGCTAAGGCCTGAAAATCTCAAACTACGTGAAGGTAAGGTCACCATACCCGAAACCACCAACAATGCCGGACGTACCCTTGATCTAAAACCCTTCCAGATCCTCGACCTGCAGGAATATATCCTGGTAATCCGTCCAAGGATACAAAGTCAATCAGAAAGATTGTTCACAGGACGTAACGACCTTGAAAAACTCAAGAACACGCTATTGCATCTATGCTATGCCCTTAAAAGAATCAATCCGAAAGTAAAGCATGCTACCCAGATCAGGCAGAGCGTGATCACCGAATGGCTGAAGGAAAAGGGATTGCGGCAGGTGCAGTATATGGCCGGCCACCGCTATGTCAGCAGTACCGAACGTTACCTGACGACGAACCTCGAAGACCTGCGGGAAGCTCTGAACAAACACCATCCCCTTAAATAA
- a CDS encoding helix-turn-helix domain-containing protein, with the protein MAFGDRLAFARKQKKMTQGELGKKVGTSGDIIGKYERGENIPSIDVAAKMAEALVVTLDYLVKDGEYEQIDNEMLKLLKEVQGLDEENRAHIFATINAFIKAAKLKSIAAL; encoded by the coding sequence ATGGCTTTTGGAGACAGATTAGCGTTTGCACGCAAGCAGAAGAAGATGACACAGGGGGAGCTCGGTAAGAAGGTCGGCACCTCCGGCGATATTATAGGTAAGTATGAAAGAGGCGAGAACATACCCTCCATTGATGTGGCCGCAAAAATGGCCGAGGCATTGGTTGTAACGCTCGACTACCTCGTCAAAGATGGCGAGTATGAACAGATAGACAACGAGATGCTTAAGCTATTAAAAGAGGTACAGGGGCTTGACGAGGAAAACAGGGCGCACATATTCGCTACTATTAACGCATTTATCAAAGCAGCAAAGCTGAAGAGCATTGCCGCTTTGTAG
- a CDS encoding SymE family type I addiction module toxin has protein sequence MASQKRKTTLQKRYRYGDGKVVPELRLSGVWLEEMGFIGEQKLDVDISRGKLVITVGNG, from the coding sequence ATGGCATCACAGAAGAGAAAGACAACGTTGCAGAAGCGTTACCGCTATGGGGACGGCAAGGTCGTTCCGGAACTCCGGCTATCGGGTGTATGGCTGGAAGAAATGGGCTTTATCGGAGAGCAGAAACTTGATGTGGATATCAGCAGGGGCAAATTGGTAATCACTGTGGGCAATGGGTAA
- a CDS encoding type IV pilin protein, protein MKRFYKKRLKAYSLTEILVVMVIIGILVLLALPNLMPLITKAKSTEAKVQLQHLQTLEKNYFFEKSKYSGNLDEIGFVQEKLSTDGKDGKANYRIEIVRADQNTFLGRATAVVDFNGDGKFNVWEIDQDKNLKEVTAD, encoded by the coding sequence ATGAAAAGATTCTACAAAAAGCGGTTAAAGGCCTATAGTCTCACGGAAATCCTTGTGGTTATGGTGATTATCGGTATACTGGTGTTATTGGCGTTACCTAATCTGATGCCATTGATTACCAAAGCCAAAAGCACCGAAGCCAAAGTACAGCTCCAACATTTGCAGACTCTGGAGAAAAATTATTTTTTCGAAAAGTCCAAATACAGTGGCAATCTGGATGAGATCGGTTTTGTACAGGAAAAATTAAGTACCGACGGGAAAGACGGAAAAGCCAACTACCGCATCGAAATTGTGCGCGCCGATCAGAACACCTTTCTAGGAAGGGCAACTGCCGTAGTGGATTTCAATGGCGACGGCAAGTTCAATGTGTGGGAAATAGACCAAGATAAAAACCTAAAAGAGGTTACCGCAGATTAA
- a CDS encoding GspE/PulE family protein: MGTGYHFSTEILHAISRDIAWHYRIIPFDRNNKEIHFYTDRSTDLSGLENELAILFDEHIILEITSSAQIEEWLNKHYFGEKQSEGNEAVKNLVFNADFLDNLIYEAKQLKSSDIHIETYENRCRVRVRIDGMMVERYVLKREDYPALINKIKIMSNLDIAEKRLPQDGRIHYRRNQDQFDIRVSVLPTLHGEKVVLRLLNNNATNIQLDKLGMSPEDYENYLHGVKKPNGILLISGPTGSGKTTTLYATLKHLNKTTNNILTIEDPIEYTLEGINQVQLKENIGLSFGAALRTFLRQDPDIIMVGEIRDPDTANMAIRAALTGHLVLSTIHTNSAWGTVSRLIDMGIPNFLIANTLNTSVAQRLVRTLCPNCKREEELTADLYPRQFKPYFTVHKHAVAVGCASCYFTGFKGRKAVYEIIPMDQGLVDEIKKGNMRVDEQLKERKIKTLGENAFELFAAGETTIEEIYPLLFNY; the protein is encoded by the coding sequence GTGGGGACAGGTTATCATTTTTCAACAGAAATACTGCATGCAATCTCCCGGGATATCGCATGGCACTACCGTATTATTCCATTTGACCGGAATAATAAGGAAATTCATTTTTACACAGATCGGTCCACTGACCTTTCCGGACTGGAGAATGAGCTGGCTATTCTCTTTGATGAGCATATTATCCTGGAGATTACTTCATCGGCCCAGATCGAAGAGTGGCTCAATAAGCATTACTTTGGCGAAAAACAGTCGGAAGGAAATGAAGCTGTCAAAAATCTTGTCTTTAATGCAGATTTTCTTGATAATTTGATCTACGAAGCGAAACAGCTCAAAAGCAGTGATATTCATATCGAAACGTATGAAAACCGCTGCCGTGTGCGGGTGCGTATCGATGGAATGATGGTAGAGCGTTATGTGCTGAAAAGAGAGGATTATCCGGCTTTGATCAATAAGATCAAGATCATGTCCAATCTGGATATTGCGGAAAAACGCCTTCCGCAGGATGGTCGTATACACTACAGACGTAATCAGGATCAATTTGATATCCGGGTATCTGTACTTCCTACACTCCATGGGGAAAAGGTCGTGCTGCGTCTGCTGAACAACAATGCCACCAATATCCAACTGGATAAATTGGGGATGTCTCCGGAGGATTATGAAAATTACCTTCACGGTGTGAAAAAGCCCAATGGTATTTTGCTGATCAGCGGACCGACAGGATCGGGTAAGACAACGACCTTATATGCTACATTAAAACATTTAAATAAAACCACAAATAATATTCTGACCATCGAAGACCCTATCGAGTATACACTGGAGGGTATCAACCAGGTACAGCTCAAGGAAAATATTGGGCTGAGCTTCGGTGCTGCACTGCGTACGTTCTTGCGTCAGGATCCGGATATTATTATGGTGGGGGAGATCCGTGATCCCGATACCGCCAATATGGCCATCCGGGCAGCTCTAACGGGACACTTGGTATTGTCCACCATCCACACGAATTCGGCATGGGGAACGGTATCGCGTTTGATCGATATGGGGATTCCCAATTTTTTGATCGCCAATACCCTAAATACTTCCGTCGCTCAGCGTTTGGTGCGCACGCTTTGCCCCAACTGCAAACGGGAGGAGGAGCTAACTGCTGATCTTTATCCAAGACAATTTAAGCCTTATTTTACGGTGCATAAGCACGCGGTTGCCGTGGGTTGCGCATCTTGTTATTTTACGGGTTTTAAAGGCCGAAAAGCGGTCTATGAAATTATTCCGATGGATCAGGGGCTGGTGGACGAGATCAAAAAAGGGAATATGCGGGTGGACGAGCAACTGAAAGAACGAAAAATAAAAACACTTGGTGAAAATGCATTTGAGCTTTTCGCTGCCGGGGAAACAACGATAGAGGAAATCTATCCATTACTATTCAATTATTGA
- a CDS encoding secretin and TonB N-terminal domain-containing protein encodes MLLLSFSISTFAQNATENYARVEQRLEALAGTVPGLQKKVKLSVSGVTAQEFLRALAQSNDLNINVDPTLSFSIFNNFTGETAKNVLLFLAKTYGLDIDVIGSIMTIKKLPEPQPVQIEKDIKVQYNTSSDGLGYELQNDPLGKVAQRISSLSGKNLIVPTPLLQKTVTGFMAEAPFETALEKLAYVNGLKYRKTNDNVYVFESLIPGEELFINDDRQTDVRFRPDNASNPANGANGMNPGMGGGQPGNYALYGKTEAGRGKRFTIQATNTPIIELIKRASEEANVNYFIYSQIDGNITTNVKDISFDQFLTSIFQGTPYTFRMDKDTYLIGNRRNEGLRDNKIIQLQHRSIDTIMMMIPMEWRKDVEIKEFKEQNMLLLSGSGPQIREIETYVKQLDKLVPMVLIEVTLLDIQKGNTLKTGIKMGVADSIPKTGGSLSDGFTFGAGSVNRFLSQIGKNNSFNLGRVTPNFYVRLQALEENKNVELRSVPKLSTLNGHKATLSIGSKRYYKIETQNVYPGLTNTNVFTTQYQDVSADLKIDVTPVVSGDDQITMKISVNISDFIGTVAKNEPPPTSNSKFESIIRARNEDMIVLGGIERTENSNSGRGIPILSRIPILKWLFSSREKSTQKVVSVVFIKPTILY; translated from the coding sequence TTGCTATTACTATCTTTTAGCATCAGCACTTTTGCTCAAAATGCGACAGAAAACTATGCGCGTGTGGAACAACGGCTGGAAGCGTTGGCAGGAACAGTGCCTGGATTACAAAAGAAGGTGAAACTTTCCGTTTCGGGCGTTACGGCGCAGGAATTTCTACGGGCTCTTGCGCAGTCCAATGACTTGAATATCAATGTGGATCCTACGTTGAGTTTTTCCATCTTCAATAACTTTACAGGCGAAACCGCTAAAAACGTACTTCTATTTCTAGCGAAAACGTATGGTCTGGATATCGACGTGATCGGTTCGATTATGACGATCAAAAAATTACCGGAGCCTCAACCTGTTCAGATCGAGAAGGATATCAAGGTACAGTACAATACATCAAGCGATGGACTAGGCTATGAACTGCAGAATGATCCCTTGGGCAAAGTGGCACAAAGGATCAGTTCACTTTCGGGTAAAAACTTAATCGTGCCCACACCCTTGCTCCAGAAGACGGTGACGGGATTTATGGCTGAAGCGCCATTTGAAACGGCATTGGAAAAGTTAGCCTATGTAAATGGGTTGAAATACCGCAAGACCAATGACAATGTGTATGTATTTGAGTCCTTGATCCCCGGAGAGGAACTGTTTATCAATGACGACCGGCAGACGGATGTTCGTTTTAGACCGGACAATGCGAGTAATCCTGCAAATGGAGCGAATGGAATGAATCCGGGTATGGGTGGCGGGCAGCCAGGTAACTATGCCCTTTATGGAAAAACGGAAGCGGGTAGAGGAAAGCGTTTCACGATACAGGCAACCAATACGCCAATTATTGAATTGATCAAGCGTGCTTCAGAAGAAGCGAATGTCAATTATTTTATCTATAGTCAGATTGACGGAAATATTACGACCAATGTGAAAGATATTTCTTTCGACCAGTTCCTGACCTCTATTTTTCAGGGAACACCGTATACCTTTCGGATGGACAAGGATACCTATTTAATTGGAAATCGTCGCAACGAAGGACTACGTGATAACAAGATTATTCAGCTGCAGCACCGTTCCATTGATACCATCATGATGATGATTCCGATGGAATGGCGGAAAGATGTTGAGATCAAAGAATTTAAGGAACAGAATATGCTGCTGCTTTCAGGCTCGGGACCACAGATCCGTGAAATTGAAACTTATGTAAAGCAGTTGGATAAATTGGTGCCGATGGTATTGATTGAGGTAACACTACTGGATATTCAGAAGGGAAATACGCTAAAAACGGGTATTAAGATGGGGGTAGCAGATTCCATTCCAAAAACGGGAGGAAGCCTGTCGGATGGTTTTACCTTTGGCGCCGGTTCAGTGAATCGCTTTCTGTCTCAGATCGGGAAAAATAATTCATTCAACCTTGGTCGTGTCACCCCCAATTTTTATGTGCGTCTGCAGGCCTTGGAAGAAAATAAAAATGTGGAACTCCGTTCTGTACCTAAGCTATCTACCTTAAATGGTCATAAAGCAACGCTTAGCATAGGAAGTAAACGTTATTATAAAATTGAGACGCAAAATGTTTATCCCGGATTAACGAATACCAATGTTTTTACGACGCAATATCAAGATGTCAGTGCAGATCTCAAAATCGATGTTACACCCGTAGTTTCTGGTGACGATCAGATTACAATGAAAATTTCCGTAAATATTTCTGATTTTATTGGTACTGTTGCGAAAAATGAACCACCTCCGACATCCAATAGTAAGTTTGAATCCATTATCCGTGCGCGCAATGAAGATATGATTGTATTGGGCGGGATTGAGCGTACCGAAAATAGCAATAGTGGTCGGGGGATTCCGATATTATCCCGTATTCCAATCCTGAAATGGTTGTTTAGCAGCCGGGAGAAAAGTACACAGAAGGTCGTCTCGGTCGTCTTTATTAAACCAACGATATTGTATTAA
- a CDS encoding type II secretion system F family protein, translating into MPSIDISKYKKKPEQPTSPKKKEGAGDILAFLNKDISFGNGQLPDKKKEEFYVEFSTLLLSGVDLKTAFDLVLLDQKNSKDNKLFQEIKSNVLVGDSLSDAIRKSGKFSNYEFFSLRIGEETGKLGEVMKELASFYKSKIGQRRKIISALTYPVIVLTTSMGAVLFMLKFVVPMFSDIFKRFGGELPAITAFILKVSQFMDRTFWWGVLVLIGLIVFIRFNQKQLWWRKWSSRIMLRLPLFGDIIRKVHLARFANTMRLLVSTNTPLLQSIQLVQQMTDFYPIAHSLEGAEKEILQGESLHAALSKYPFYPAKTVQLIRVGEEVNRLDFFFEKIATQLTEEVEYKTSTLSSLLEPFIIIFLGLVVGLILIAMYLPMFQMSNSF; encoded by the coding sequence ATGCCTTCAATTGATATTTCAAAATATAAGAAGAAGCCCGAACAGCCAACTTCCCCTAAGAAAAAAGAAGGGGCTGGCGATATTTTGGCCTTTCTGAACAAAGACATCAGCTTTGGAAACGGCCAGCTTCCTGACAAGAAAAAAGAAGAGTTCTATGTCGAATTCAGTACCCTGCTCTTATCGGGTGTTGACCTTAAAACAGCTTTTGATCTCGTCCTTTTGGATCAGAAAAACAGTAAGGACAACAAATTGTTTCAAGAAATCAAGAGCAATGTCCTCGTAGGCGATAGCCTTTCGGATGCCATCCGTAAAAGTGGAAAATTCAGCAATTACGAATTTTTCAGTTTACGGATTGGAGAAGAGACCGGGAAACTTGGCGAAGTTATGAAAGAATTGGCTTCTTTCTACAAAAGTAAGATTGGGCAGCGCCGTAAAATTATTTCGGCACTCACCTATCCCGTCATTGTGTTAACCACCTCGATGGGGGCGGTACTGTTTATGCTCAAGTTTGTGGTACCCATGTTTTCGGATATTTTCAAACGTTTCGGCGGCGAGCTACCGGCCATTACAGCGTTTATTTTAAAAGTCTCCCAATTTATGGACCGCACTTTTTGGTGGGGGGTGTTAGTCCTTATTGGTCTTATTGTATTTATCCGTTTTAACCAGAAGCAGCTGTGGTGGCGCAAGTGGTCTTCCAGGATTATGTTGCGACTTCCACTATTTGGCGATATTATCCGCAAGGTCCATTTGGCACGTTTCGCCAATACCATGCGTCTTTTGGTCAGTACCAATACGCCGCTGTTGCAGTCTATCCAATTGGTGCAGCAGATGACCGACTTTTACCCGATAGCACATTCTTTGGAAGGAGCCGAAAAGGAAATCCTACAGGGCGAATCTCTGCATGCAGCACTTTCCAAATATCCTTTTTATCCGGCCAAGACCGTCCAGCTTATCCGTGTTGGTGAGGAGGTGAACCGGTTGGATTTTTTCTTTGAAAAGATAGCAACCCAGCTGACGGAAGAAGTGGAATACAAGACCTCCACCCTTTCCAGCCTGCTGGAACCCTTTATTATTATCTTTTTAGGGCTGGTCGTTGGCTTGATCCTTATCGCCATGTACCTACCGATGTTCCAAATGAGCAATAGTTTTTAA
- a CDS encoding PulJ/GspJ family protein, which yields MRKQKLKAFTLMELTIAMLISAISIGMAFYMFQYFQQLFLRQQKQRQERFSYSLFKHLLEQDINRSLWLKTSENGLTCENEFGNISYEFSPKFIVRNHNIVHKDTFLIQTVNLDMTPRIQHLPSEELTDHINLNIRFENKERQFDYHKIYSAQQLLQLESGITN from the coding sequence ATGAGAAAACAAAAGTTAAAGGCTTTTACCCTCATGGAACTCACCATTGCCATGCTGATTTCAGCCATCAGTATCGGTATGGCTTTCTATATGTTTCAATATTTTCAACAGCTCTTCCTACGGCAGCAAAAGCAAAGACAGGAGCGTTTCTCCTACAGCCTCTTTAAACATCTGTTGGAACAGGACATCAATAGATCGCTTTGGTTAAAAACAAGCGAAAATGGTCTGACCTGCGAAAATGAATTCGGAAATATCAGTTATGAGTTTTCACCTAAATTCATTGTGAGAAATCATAACATCGTGCATAAAGATACTTTTCTAATCCAAACTGTCAATCTGGATATGACGCCAAGGATACAGCATCTTCCATCGGAAGAACTGACAGACCATATTAACCTGAATATCCGGTTTGAAAATAAAGAACGTCAATTTGATTACCATAAGATCTATTCAGCTCAGCAACTTTTACAGCTTGAATCGGGGATCACTAACTAA
- a CDS encoding toxin-antitoxin system YwqK family antitoxin: MTTKKILYTIFFFMISIICEAQVKELAIFRRFTISSNDGSKTICYADNIKISPNSDKTYAWYESNQLHKTMGGYSGKLLNGQFTHYFPNKNLSEQGLYVKGLKQGVWRHWYENGNLKSESNWMANIEEGPFVRYDEQGNWIQRGYLKEGKLHGSIENKTSDIISYQYFDLGKEISKEAFQNNNIFRKTGKLIGDQINKWFKKKENQPEPVTPNS, from the coding sequence ATGACAACTAAAAAAATTCTGTATACGATCTTCTTTTTCATGATTTCCATCATCTGTGAGGCACAGGTTAAAGAGCTCGCCATCTTTCGGAGATTTACCATTTCGTCCAATGACGGAAGCAAGACCATATGCTATGCCGACAACATTAAGATCAGTCCTAATAGCGATAAAACCTATGCCTGGTACGAAAGCAATCAGCTGCACAAAACTATGGGTGGCTATTCGGGAAAACTTCTTAATGGGCAGTTTACACACTACTTCCCCAATAAAAATCTATCCGAACAGGGATTATATGTAAAAGGACTCAAACAAGGCGTTTGGCGCCATTGGTACGAAAACGGAAATCTCAAAAGTGAATCTAATTGGATGGCGAACATTGAAGAAGGCCCCTTTGTACGTTACGATGAGCAGGGAAATTGGATCCAACGCGGCTATCTAAAAGAAGGTAAATTGCACGGTAGCATAGAGAACAAAACAAGCGATATCATTAGTTACCAATATTTTGACCTGGGAAAGGAAATTTCCAAAGAAGCTTTTCAAAACAACAATATCTTCCGCAAGACTGGAAAGCTGATCGGTGACCAGATCAATAAATGGTTTAAAAAGAAAGAGAATCAGCCCGAACCGGTAACCCCTAATTCCTAA